The following coding sequences are from one Lysinibacillus sp. FSL W8-0992 window:
- a CDS encoding DUF4179 domain-containing protein, giving the protein MSKLPIDVPKDKLHQIRIDTFRKVKREKRKKKRIVSVAIVFLCCLSLLFSIRVSPTIASYVAKIPGLEAIVLAVGRDKGIKDIVDNHYYEEINVTQNKDGLSLTLQGVIADYSGFVLYYDADAPFELFLEKVQLFQGEDEIECGCSFTHNASNQTNISSSVDFSFLEPIAYTSKDFKAVFHFNDKDKGNIEITIPFSLQNEIAQEKVFNANRTVDVQGQKLTIKQIRRSPLKLALDIEVDEENTMQIIALEDIAVVTESGERRETDRNRSSIYRNNSNGKFTVYLQSNYFDDSESLKLIIGAVQAVPKGEDFIEVDFATQKIISKPDYLDWDISVEQQSLKTAAKKWDNRERHMFFVSALKADGTVLEFAGGSYADDDEYLYATETFKKYDGKAKILIDYYFNPIGQNIELKIPLK; this is encoded by the coding sequence ATGAGTAAACTACCGATTGACGTTCCAAAGGACAAACTTCATCAAATCCGAATCGATACATTTCGTAAAGTGAAGAGAGAAAAAAGAAAAAAGAAGCGCATCGTTTCGGTTGCAATCGTATTTTTGTGTTGTCTAAGTCTTTTATTTTCAATTCGTGTATCGCCAACAATTGCAAGCTATGTTGCAAAAATACCTGGTCTCGAGGCTATTGTATTAGCGGTAGGAAGAGATAAAGGGATAAAAGATATTGTGGATAATCATTACTATGAAGAAATCAATGTGACGCAAAATAAAGATGGCTTATCGCTTACATTGCAAGGGGTTATAGCAGATTATTCGGGATTTGTCCTTTACTATGATGCGGATGCGCCATTTGAATTATTTTTGGAGAAAGTGCAATTGTTCCAAGGAGAGGATGAAATTGAATGCGGTTGTTCTTTTACTCATAATGCAAGTAATCAAACAAACATCTCATCTTCAGTCGATTTTAGTTTTTTAGAGCCTATCGCCTATACTTCAAAGGATTTTAAAGCTGTTTTTCATTTTAATGATAAAGATAAAGGGAACATTGAAATAACAATACCGTTTTCACTACAAAATGAAATCGCACAGGAAAAAGTTTTTAATGCGAATCGTACTGTAGATGTCCAAGGTCAGAAACTTACGATTAAACAAATTCGCCGTAGTCCACTAAAATTGGCACTCGATATTGAAGTTGACGAGGAAAATACAATGCAAATAATAGCACTGGAAGATATTGCAGTCGTGACGGAAAGTGGTGAGCGTAGAGAAACAGATAGAAATCGCTCATCAATATACAGAAATAATTCCAATGGAAAATTCACGGTATATTTGCAAAGTAATTATTTCGATGATTCAGAGTCATTGAAGCTTATAATTGGTGCTGTACAAGCAGTGCCAAAGGGTGAGGATTTTATCGAAGTTGATTTTGCTACACAGAAAATAATTTCAAAACCAGATTATTTAGATTGGGATATATCTGTAGAGCAACAAAGCCTAAAAACTGCAGCAAAGAAATGGGATAATCGCGAGCGCCATATGTTCTTTGTGAGTGCTCTAAAAGCAGATGGCACGGTGTTAGAATTTGCAGGAGGCTCATACGCAGATGATGATGAGTACCTATACGCAACGGAGACCTTTAAAAAATACGATGGTAAAGCCAAAATATTAATAGACTATTACTTCAATCCTATCGGTCAAAATATTGAATTGAAGATTCCATTAAAATAA
- a CDS encoding sigma-70 family RNA polymerase sigma factor: protein MEFEMTQRAICGDHQAILSLIEMDEDILYRMAFTYMKNEQDALDVMQELVYKALKKMHTVQQHEYARTWLVRVLINCCKDHLRKRQQTVQIEEYHLFEWAIYSDIEKLLEQLTLSEQQLVYMKYFQQLKNKEIAELNHIPEGTVKSKLHHILKKLRTFAREKEDWL from the coding sequence ATGGAATTTGAAATGACACAGCGTGCTATATGTGGGGATCATCAAGCGATACTTTCTCTTATTGAAATGGATGAAGATATTTTATATCGCATGGCTTTTACATATATGAAAAATGAGCAAGACGCTTTAGACGTAATGCAGGAGCTAGTTTATAAGGCACTTAAAAAAATGCATACCGTTCAACAGCACGAATATGCCAGAACATGGCTCGTGCGTGTCTTAATCAATTGTTGTAAAGATCATTTACGTAAACGCCAACAAACCGTTCAAATTGAAGAATATCACTTATTTGAATGGGCCATTTACTCAGATATTGAGAAATTGTTAGAACAATTAACCTTATCAGAGCAGCAACTCGTCTATATGAAATATTTTCAGCAACTAAAAAATAAAGAAATTGCCGAACTCAATCATATTCCTGAGGGTACTGTAAAGTCTAAGCTTCATCACATTCTAAAAAAACTTAGAACCTTCGCAAGAGAAAAGGAGGACTGGCTATGA
- a CDS encoding threonine aldolase family protein, whose protein sequence is MIRFESDYAEGAHKQILSRLIETNEEQTPGYGMDEHCDKARSYIRKACGADNADVHFLVGGTQTNTTIIASILRPHQGAVAAITGHIAVHETGAIEATGHKVLTLTSDDGKITAQQVKELYDAHWNDVTHEHMVQPGLVYISHPSENGTTYSKSELEELSKVCRQCSLPLVMDGARLGYGLVSKDSDLSLADIARLCDVFYIGGTKVGAMFGEAVVIINDNLKKDFRYFIKQNGGMLAKGRLLGIQFETLFEDGLYYEISNHAVELAMMIREAFVEEGYSLRYDSKTNQQFPILPNDVLTKLGKNYSFSFWEQFDATQSVVRFCTSWATKKEDVEMLIEDIRKLKYS, encoded by the coding sequence ATGATACGTTTTGAAAGTGATTATGCAGAAGGTGCTCATAAGCAAATACTGAGCCGACTAATCGAAACGAATGAAGAGCAGACACCTGGTTATGGTATGGATGAACATTGTGATAAAGCCAGATCTTACATTCGAAAAGCGTGTGGTGCAGATAATGCAGATGTGCACTTCTTAGTTGGAGGAACTCAAACGAATACTACAATTATCGCGTCCATTTTGCGTCCACATCAAGGTGCCGTTGCTGCTATTACAGGTCATATTGCTGTACATGAAACAGGCGCAATTGAAGCTACAGGTCATAAAGTACTTACTTTAACGAGTGATGATGGCAAAATTACAGCACAACAAGTAAAAGAATTATATGATGCGCATTGGAATGATGTCACGCATGAACATATGGTTCAGCCAGGCTTAGTTTACATATCTCATCCTAGCGAGAATGGGACGACTTACAGTAAATCCGAATTAGAGGAGTTAAGCAAAGTTTGCCGACAATGTAGTTTGCCATTGGTTATGGATGGAGCTCGATTAGGATATGGTCTTGTTTCAAAAGACAGTGATTTATCCTTAGCAGATATCGCTAGACTTTGTGATGTGTTTTATATCGGTGGAACGAAAGTAGGTGCAATGTTTGGGGAAGCAGTAGTCATAATAAATGATAATCTTAAAAAGGATTTTCGCTATTTTATCAAACAAAATGGAGGAATGCTCGCTAAGGGGAGACTGTTAGGAATCCAGTTTGAAACATTGTTTGAAGATGGCTTATACTATGAGATTTCTAATCATGCTGTGGAACTGGCGATGATGATCCGAGAGGCATTTGTTGAAGAAGGTTATTCATTAAGATATGATTCGAAAACAAATCAACAGTTTCCTATTTTACCGAATGATGTGTTAACTAAATTAGGTAAGAACTATTCATTTTCCTTTTGGGAACAGTTCGATGCTACGCAAAGTGTTGTAAGATTTTGTACTAGCTGGGCAACTAAAAAGGAAGATGTTGAAATGCTAATTGAGGATATTAGGAAATTAAAATATAGCTAA
- a CDS encoding MarR family winged helix-turn-helix transcriptional regulator, with the protein MNVNDNIIADIRQFNRFYTNLLGLLDKHVLDTGYSFTEARVIVEIGLLEQCISNNLVENLNIDRSYMSRIITKLSNDGLISKESSILDNRTKLIRLTPKGLALFDQLNEKSDEQIVKLLQGLSPMETKEIHASMLMIQKKLNMLEEI; encoded by the coding sequence ATGAACGTAAATGATAATATTATCGCTGATATACGGCAATTCAATCGGTTTTATACGAATTTACTTGGGTTATTAGATAAACATGTTTTGGATACCGGTTATTCTTTTACAGAGGCACGAGTAATTGTTGAGATTGGTTTGTTGGAACAGTGTATTTCAAACAATTTAGTTGAAAATCTAAATATTGATCGCAGTTACATGAGCAGAATCATTACTAAGCTTAGTAATGATGGACTAATTAGTAAAGAATCATCGATACTGGATAACAGAACAAAATTGATTCGATTGACACCTAAAGGGCTTGCTTTATTTGATCAACTCAATGAGAAATCTGATGAACAAATCGTGAAATTACTGCAAGGTTTGTCACCAATGGAGACTAAAGAAATACATGCCTCTATGTTAATGATTCAAAAGAAATTAAATATGTTGGAGGAAATATAA
- a CDS encoding GNAT family N-acetyltransferase yields the protein MNKIKTETERLVIRLIEEEDYSTWLSQYEHRLPSQHKYDEGKIDMSICTKEWFHDLVTEHFQLAVDDKVYIFGVFRKVDNTHIGFIDFSTIMRREFQWARFGYTIHNQFWRQGYGKEAVKAAIDLAFEKLNYHRIEAHINIDNIPSIKLAESVGMVYECTRKGFIYENDKWTDHLVYFINAN from the coding sequence TTGAATAAGATAAAAACCGAAACAGAAAGATTAGTTATTCGATTAATAGAAGAGGAAGATTATTCTACTTGGCTTTCCCAATATGAACATCGTTTACCTTCTCAGCATAAATACGATGAAGGTAAAATAGATATGAGTATTTGTACGAAAGAATGGTTTCATGATTTAGTTACAGAACATTTTCAACTGGCTGTTGATGACAAAGTATATATATTTGGTGTGTTTAGAAAAGTCGATAATACTCATATTGGCTTTATAGACTTTTCGACAATTATGAGGAGAGAATTTCAATGGGCTAGATTCGGTTATACGATCCATAACCAATTTTGGAGACAAGGTTATGGTAAAGAGGCTGTAAAAGCAGCGATTGATTTAGCGTTTGAAAAATTAAATTATCATCGAATAGAAGCTCACATAAATATTGATAATATACCGTCTATAAAATTGGCAGAAAGTGTTGGAATGGTCTATGAATGTACAAGGAAAGGTTTCATCTACGAGAACGACAAATGGACTGATCACCTAGTCTACTTTATAAACGCAAATTAA
- a CDS encoding DUF5071 domain-containing protein: MEEFEVFLPRNKHDIDKVEEIKKLDSNILVSLLPELLVFTQDMNWPVAPGVLEILLTFPKEIVPHVHAVLSSDDDNWKWFILHFLVIELPLESREQFKEYLTRVAETPTEVELAEELDEIAKEILETL, translated from the coding sequence TTGGAAGAGTTTGAAGTTTTCCTCCCAAGAAATAAACATGATATCGATAAGGTTGAAGAAATTAAAAAACTGGATAGCAATATACTAGTGTCTTTATTGCCTGAGCTACTCGTATTTACGCAGGATATGAACTGGCCAGTTGCACCTGGTGTATTGGAAATTTTATTAACTTTCCCTAAAGAAATTGTCCCCCATGTGCATGCTGTTTTATCTTCAGATGATGATAACTGGAAGTGGTTTATTCTTCACTTTTTAGTTATTGAATTGCCATTAGAGTCAAGAGAGCAGTTTAAAGAATATTTAACGAGGGTGGCCGAAACCCCTACAGAAGTTGAGCTTGCAGAAGAACTTGATGAAATTGCAAAGGAAATTTTAGAGACACTCTGA
- a CDS encoding LysR family transcriptional regulator, with product MDFRQLYYFKEIVNQGSISKAAEVLHIAQPPLSQLLKKLENDLGTTLIHRYRQKWELTETGEILYQYANQMLMQMQDVKQRIQEIEQGIGGTVSIGVSSSCSNMLIDYVSMFRTQYPNVKMNIVTGNSEELLKRLEQREIDVALLLRLGNNEQYEMKKLKEHPTAVIIPKSWVTSFSAQHVTIEQIAQFPFIMLGSMEGLSFHEDLFKVFDEHQVKPNIIIECKDLRMVEALVSRGLGLSVIPRMDYTSPFLEHTTLFELKQFDFHLEPVLVKLKGQQVSKSASQFWEMVD from the coding sequence ATGGATTTTCGACAACTATATTACTTCAAAGAAATTGTGAATCAAGGAAGTATTTCGAAAGCAGCAGAAGTGCTACATATCGCGCAACCCCCGCTTAGTCAGTTGTTAAAAAAGCTTGAAAATGATCTAGGCACAACATTAATTCATCGGTATCGTCAAAAATGGGAGCTGACAGAAACAGGTGAAATACTATATCAATATGCCAATCAAATGCTAATGCAAATGCAAGATGTAAAGCAGAGAATTCAAGAAATTGAACAAGGTATAGGAGGAACAGTAAGTATTGGTGTATCATCTTCATGTTCAAACATGCTTATTGACTATGTCAGTATGTTTAGAACACAATATCCGAATGTTAAGATGAATATAGTAACAGGGAATTCAGAAGAATTATTAAAAAGACTCGAGCAAAGAGAGATTGATGTTGCCTTACTTTTACGCTTGGGCAATAACGAACAGTATGAGATGAAAAAATTAAAAGAACATCCAACCGCTGTGATTATCCCTAAAAGTTGGGTAACATCTTTTTCAGCACAGCATGTGACGATTGAACAGATTGCCCAGTTTCCATTCATAATGCTAGGATCAATGGAAGGCCTCTCCTTTCATGAAGACCTCTTCAAAGTGTTTGATGAACATCAGGTTAAGCCAAATATCATTATTGAGTGTAAAGATTTGAGGATGGTTGAGGCACTTGTTAGTAGAGGATTAGGATTATCCGTTATTCCAAGAATGGATTACACATCACCATTTTTAGAACATACAACGCTTTTTGAATTGAAACAATTTGATTTTCATCTAGAGCCTGTATTAGTTAAATTAAAGGGCCAACAAGTTTCCAAATCGGCATCTCAATTTTGGGAAATGGTTGATTAA
- a CDS encoding YczE/YyaS/YitT family protein, which yields MNHQIKTLKRIILYVLGLFFMSIGISLSIQAGFGVSPVSSLAYASTLTTGLSVGVTMALANVLYIIIQVILSKRMALTEFAGQFIISFLFGFLMDAALSVVQLFPTPETIFTRIVFLIISLFVIAVGLMGYTTAKLPLMPYDALTYAISEKFKIKFGRAKISIDLINICVAGGICVIFIHSLGSIGIGTLIAAYFIGKILGWILPKYQLPLQQWIFKAERTSHGFIQEKENV from the coding sequence ATGAATCATCAGATTAAAACCTTGAAGCGTATCATTTTGTACGTGCTCGGGTTATTTTTTATGTCGATTGGTATTAGCCTGTCGATTCAAGCAGGATTTGGCGTATCGCCTGTATCATCTTTAGCATATGCAAGTACACTAACGACTGGTTTATCGGTTGGTGTGACAATGGCACTTGCAAATGTTTTGTACATTATTATTCAAGTAATATTAAGTAAACGAATGGCGTTAACTGAATTTGCAGGTCAATTCATAATTTCGTTTTTATTTGGGTTCTTAATGGATGCAGCGCTCTCTGTTGTACAACTTTTCCCTACACCTGAAACAATCTTTACTCGAATTGTATTTTTAATTATTAGCTTATTTGTTATAGCAGTCGGCTTAATGGGCTATACAACTGCCAAACTTCCATTAATGCCGTACGATGCGTTAACTTACGCAATTAGTGAAAAATTTAAAATAAAATTTGGTAGAGCAAAAATTTCTATCGATTTAATAAATATTTGTGTGGCTGGTGGAATCTGTGTAATTTTCATTCATTCATTAGGCTCAATTGGAATCGGTACACTTATTGCCGCCTATTTTATCGGTAAAATTTTAGGTTGGATACTACCAAAATATCAACTACCTCTTCAACAGTGGATATTTAAAGCAGAGAGGACTTCCCATGGATTTATACAGGAAAAGGAGAACGTGTAA
- a CDS encoding DMT family transporter: MKKYYVLLLSTCLLWAGSFVVSKTLVEHASPITLTTLRWMIAVICLVPIVWWKEKKILPPKNAILPLVLMGLTGVVLFNLLQFLALEQTTATNVGLISTLNMISIAACSAIFLKEKLNMLQIVAMSVSFCGVILVLSKGKIDYLLSLKFNTGDLWMLAAVCIWGIYTICSKWAMAKTSALMSTLYSAIFGLIMLLPISIPRFTVSHIDTSFICGLLYTGVLATVVCMLFWNMCVYNIGSTTSGVFLNFNPIFTAILAFLLLGEKMSWIQGIGSVIAIGGCFLFSYYTKKSDTTKDIVANQSVQN; encoded by the coding sequence GTGAAGAAGTATTATGTTTTGTTGCTTTCAACTTGTTTATTATGGGCAGGAAGTTTTGTTGTTAGTAAAACGCTTGTTGAACATGCTTCACCTATCACCCTGACGACTTTGAGGTGGATGATCGCCGTCATTTGTCTTGTGCCTATTGTATGGTGGAAAGAAAAAAAGATTTTGCCTCCAAAAAATGCAATACTTCCTTTAGTTTTAATGGGGTTAACAGGTGTTGTTCTATTTAACCTTCTACAGTTTTTAGCATTAGAGCAGACAACTGCAACAAATGTTGGCTTAATATCAACTTTAAATATGATTTCCATCGCTGCTTGTTCAGCTATATTTTTGAAAGAGAAATTGAATATGCTACAAATTGTTGCAATGAGTGTTTCCTTTTGTGGTGTCATTCTTGTACTATCAAAAGGGAAAATAGACTACTTGTTATCATTGAAGTTTAATACAGGAGATTTGTGGATGCTTGCTGCAGTATGTATATGGGGAATTTATACAATTTGTAGTAAGTGGGCTATGGCCAAAACTTCGGCTTTAATGTCTACTTTATACTCAGCTATTTTTGGACTAATAATGCTTTTACCAATAAGCATACCTAGATTTACTGTTTCCCATATAGATACTTCTTTCATTTGTGGGCTTCTTTATACAGGCGTATTAGCAACAGTCGTATGTATGCTATTTTGGAATATGTGTGTTTACAATATAGGTTCAACAACATCTGGCGTTTTCCTAAATTTTAATCCAATATTTACTGCCATTTTAGCTTTTCTACTATTAGGTGAAAAAATGAGTTGGATACAAGGAATAGGGAGTGTCATAGCAATAGGGGGATGTTTTTTATTTTCATACTATACAAAAAAGAGTGATACGACAAAAGATATAGTCGCAAATCAAAGCGTTCAAAATTAA
- a CDS encoding GNAT family N-acetyltransferase: MIREATPKDLMDILNIYNDAILHTTAVYTYKPQTLENRQSWYDQKMQEGNPILVYELEKKVVGFATFGPFRAWPAYKYSIEHSIYVDKNYRKNGIGTALLKELIAIATEREYMTLIAGIDAQNEKSIDMHKNFGFVYSGTIKKAGFKFNSWLDLDFYQLELQGPKEPVEE, translated from the coding sequence ATGATAAGAGAAGCAACGCCAAAGGACTTAATGGACATTTTAAACATTTATAATGATGCAATTCTCCATACGACTGCTGTATACACATATAAACCCCAAACTCTGGAAAATAGACAAAGTTGGTATGACCAAAAGATGCAGGAGGGAAATCCCATACTCGTATATGAGCTAGAAAAAAAAGTGGTAGGCTTTGCGACATTTGGTCCTTTTAGAGCGTGGCCAGCTTATAAATATTCGATTGAGCATTCTATTTATGTAGATAAAAACTATAGAAAAAATGGAATTGGAACGGCATTGCTTAAAGAATTAATAGCTATTGCAACAGAAAGAGAATACATGACATTAATTGCTGGAATTGATGCTCAAAATGAGAAAAGCATTGATATGCATAAAAACTTTGGCTTTGTCTATTCAGGTACTATTAAAAAAGCAGGTTTTAAATTTAATAGTTGGCTAGATTTAGATTTTTATCAATTAGAGTTGCAAGGTCCTAAAGAACCTGTAGAAGAATAA
- a CDS encoding LysR family transcriptional regulator, with amino-acid sequence MTFQQFRYLVEIAKHNSISKAASALFVTQPSISKSVRDLEAELGITILDRTNKGVVFTKEGTELLFYAKMLLEQTEAVKHHFDKDKKMGLTKFSISSQHYGFAIEAVANLMEHFKERKYELAVREGKSTDVIDDIYSSRSIIGILSVSELNKHFFDRHFISKALLFTPLTSLKQHVFLRKEHPLAHFQTITFEQLRDYPYLSYQQDDMLLHFAEETLHVNNIEKLVYVTDRGTMNNLLSNTNGYNLGTGCIVNNYMNPNVISIPLEESHLIQVGYVKRNDVFLPEELLIYLDFVKLALEKSMPKEN; translated from the coding sequence ATGACATTTCAGCAATTTCGTTATCTTGTAGAGATTGCCAAACATAATTCAATTAGTAAAGCCGCTTCAGCACTTTTCGTAACACAACCTAGTATTAGTAAATCAGTGCGTGATTTGGAAGCTGAGCTAGGGATTACAATTTTAGATCGAACGAACAAAGGGGTAGTTTTTACAAAGGAAGGAACTGAATTATTGTTTTATGCGAAAATGCTACTGGAACAAACGGAGGCTGTTAAACATCATTTTGATAAAGACAAGAAAATGGGCCTAACGAAGTTTTCTATTTCATCACAACATTATGGCTTTGCAATTGAAGCTGTTGCGAATTTAATGGAGCATTTTAAAGAACGAAAATATGAGCTGGCAGTTCGTGAAGGTAAATCTACAGACGTTATTGATGACATCTATTCAAGCAGAAGTATTATTGGTATTTTATCTGTAAGCGAATTAAATAAACACTTTTTTGACCGTCATTTCATTTCCAAAGCTTTACTATTTACTCCACTGACTTCATTGAAGCAGCACGTCTTTTTACGCAAAGAACATCCTTTAGCTCATTTTCAAACGATTACATTTGAACAATTACGAGACTATCCTTATTTAAGCTACCAGCAGGATGATATGCTTTTACATTTTGCAGAAGAAACACTCCATGTCAATAATATTGAAAAGCTAGTCTATGTAACAGATCGTGGCACGATGAATAACCTATTGTCTAATACGAATGGATATAACCTTGGAACAGGGTGCATCGTGAATAATTATATGAATCCAAACGTCATCTCGATTCCGTTAGAAGAAAGTCATCTAATTCAAGTAGGATACGTGAAGCGAAATGATGTATTTTTGCCAGAAGAGCTTCTAATATATCTCGACTTTGTAAAATTAGCATTGGAAAAATCGATGCCTAAAGAAAATTAA
- a CDS encoding zinc-dependent alcohol dehydrogenase family protein, with translation MDAKYIEFKEFGCPKEVLTIEYKTMERPKDNEVLVRMLVRPINPSDLIPIRGSYAHRISLPNIPGYEGVGIVEDVGPFVSKNLIGKRVLPLRGEGTWQEIVKTSAEFVVPIPDSIDDFTAAQMYINPVTAWVVCSEVLKLKPNDVLLVNACGSAIGHVIAQFANILGFQLIAVTRNNDYTEELLQLGASAVIDTSKSALIETVMELTNGMGADAAIDSIGGTDGNELAFSVHPNGQFLTIGLLSGIQVNWAAIVNQAKVNANIFHLRHWNKNVSTSKWQETFNHLIKLIEGKKLSLKMVDSKYDLSEFNKAIDAVESTKRTNGKVFLTSY, from the coding sequence ATGGATGCAAAGTATATTGAATTCAAGGAATTTGGCTGTCCTAAAGAAGTGTTAACAATTGAATATAAAACGATGGAACGACCTAAAGATAATGAAGTTCTTGTAAGAATGTTGGTTCGACCTATTAATCCTTCTGATTTAATTCCAATTAGAGGATCGTATGCCCATCGTATTTCATTACCTAACATTCCTGGTTATGAAGGAGTTGGGATTGTAGAAGATGTAGGTCCTTTTGTTTCGAAAAATCTTATTGGTAAACGAGTATTACCTTTACGAGGGGAAGGTACATGGCAAGAGATTGTAAAGACTTCGGCAGAATTTGTCGTTCCTATACCTGATTCTATTGATGATTTTACAGCTGCCCAAATGTATATCAATCCAGTTACTGCGTGGGTGGTTTGTTCGGAAGTTTTAAAGTTAAAACCAAATGATGTTTTATTAGTGAATGCATGTGGTTCTGCTATTGGACATGTTATTGCGCAATTTGCTAATATTTTGGGTTTTCAATTGATTGCAGTGACAAGAAATAATGACTATACAGAGGAACTACTTCAACTTGGAGCTTCTGCTGTAATTGATACCTCAAAAAGTGCTCTAATTGAAACCGTTATGGAATTAACAAACGGAATGGGGGCAGATGCTGCAATCGATTCTATTGGAGGTACAGATGGCAATGAATTAGCTTTCAGTGTCCACCCTAATGGTCAATTTTTAACTATTGGTCTTTTATCTGGGATACAAGTAAATTGGGCAGCTATTGTCAATCAAGCAAAAGTGAATGCGAATATATTTCATTTACGGCATTGGAATAAAAATGTCTCAACAAGTAAATGGCAAGAAACTTTTAATCATTTGATAAAGCTAATAGAAGGAAAAAAATTAAGTTTAAAAATGGTCGATTCGAAGTATGACTTGTCGGAATTTAACAAGGCGATTGACGCAGTTGAATCTACTAAAAGAACGAATGGAAAAGTATTTTTAACAAGCTACTGA